Proteins encoded together in one Centropristis striata isolate RG_2023a ecotype Rhode Island chromosome 6, C.striata_1.0, whole genome shotgun sequence window:
- the LOC131973901 gene encoding G1/S-specific cyclin-D1-like produces the protein MDPELLCCEGDRPAIRRAYRDSNLLNDRVLNALLRAEDKYLPAPNYFKCVQREIAPYMRRIVATWMLEVCEEQKCEEDVFPLAMNYMDRFLSVEPTKKNHLQLLGAACMFLASKLKETIPLTAEKLCIYTDNSVTPTQLLQMELLVLNKLKWDLASVTPLDFIDHFLSQLPVRKENKPILRKHAQTFVALCATDVKFIASPPSMVAAGSMVAAVEGLRMRMVGNAMMSQKLTEQLAQTIRSDPDCLRACQEQIESLLETSLRQAQQPQHTVTIETKNISEGQDLSTTPTDVRDINI, from the exons ATGGATCCCGAATTGTTGTGCTGTGAGGGGGACAGGCCTGCCATCCGGAGGGCCTACCGGGACTCGAACCTGTTGAATGACCGCGTCCTGAACGCTCTTTTACGGGCAGAAGACAAGTATCTCCCCGCTCCCAACTACTTCAAATGTGTCCAAAGAGAAATCGCCCCGTACATGAGGAGGATTGTGGCCACCTGGATGTTGGAG GTGTGTGAGGAGCAGAAATGTGAGGAGGATGTGTTTCCTCTGGCTATGAACTACATGGACCGCTTTCTATCAGTGGAACCCACCAAGAAGAACCACCTGCAGTTACTGGGAGCTGCCTGTATGTTCCTGGCATCCAAACTGAAGGAAACAATCCCACTCACTGCTGAGAAACTCTGCATCTACACAGACAACTCTGTCACACCTACTCAGCTGCTG CAAATGGAGCTGCTGGTTTTGAACAAGCTGAAGTGGGACCTGGCTTCGGTAACCCCTCTCGACTTCATCGACCACTTTCTGTCTCAGCTGCCTGTGAGGAAAGAGAACAAGCCCATACTCAGGAAGCACGCTCAGACCTTTGTGGCTTTGTGTGCCACAG ATGTAAAGTTTATTGCCAGCCCACCGTCCATGGTAGCAGCAGGCAGCATGGTGGCAGCAGTGGAAGGCCTGAGGATGAGAATGGTGGGCAATGCCATGATGTCTCAGAAACTGACAGAGCAGCTGGCACAGACTATCAGGAGCGATCCG GACTGTCTCCGGGCGTGTCAGGAACAAATCGAGTCGCTGCTGGAAACCAGTCTCAGACAGGCACAACAACCGCAACACACGGTTACCATAGAAACTAAGAATATCAGCGAGGGGCAGGACCTCTCAACTACACCCACAGATGTCCGGGACATAAACATCTGA